One window from the genome of Acidimicrobiales bacterium encodes:
- a CDS encoding GNAT family N-acetyltransferase: MGAHLDVIRWGRERVRTGPWRGNAGIAYLSPLPDAPVPSVVFVRRCLDQLAAKGCRRVITSALAPAEQVGFLAAGFDVHERLHLLAHDLRRVPRADVSALRRAVPGDHPAVLDVDARAFPGFWRIDDAALGDALTATPNSRFRVAAPGGVVVGYAVTGRAGRRGFLQRLAVDPACQRQGLGRALAVDALRWLRRWRVEQAVVNTQVGNEAALALYESLGFRREPAGLCVLTFSLEPRLVPPAAEPAAARAVSRPRPGPATR, translated from the coding sequence GTGGGCGCGCACCTGGACGTCATCCGCTGGGGCCGGGAGCGGGTGCGCACCGGCCCGTGGCGCGGCAACGCGGGCATCGCCTACCTGAGCCCCCTGCCCGACGCCCCCGTCCCGTCGGTCGTGTTCGTGCGGCGCTGCCTCGACCAGCTGGCGGCCAAGGGCTGTCGCCGGGTCATCACCTCGGCTCTGGCGCCGGCCGAGCAGGTGGGCTTCCTGGCCGCCGGGTTCGACGTCCACGAGCGCCTGCACCTCCTCGCCCACGACCTGCGCCGGGTCCCCCGGGCCGACGTCTCCGCCCTGCGCCGGGCCGTCCCCGGTGACCACCCGGCCGTGCTCGACGTGGACGCCCGGGCCTTCCCGGGGTTCTGGCGGATCGACGACGCCGCCCTGGGCGACGCCCTGACGGCCACGCCCAACAGCCGCTTCCGCGTCGCCGCTCCGGGCGGAGTCGTCGTCGGCTACGCCGTCACCGGCCGGGCCGGGCGGCGCGGCTTCCTCCAGCGGCTGGCCGTCGACCCGGCGTGCCAGCGCCAGGGCCTCGGGCGGGCGCTCGCCGTCGACGCCCTGCGCTGGCTGCGCCGGTGGCGGGTCGAGCAGGCCGTCGTCAACACCCAGGTCGGCAACGAGGCCGCCCTGGCGCTCTACGAGAGCCTCGGCTTCCGCCGCGAGCCGGCCGGGCTGTGCGTGCTGACCTTCTCGCTGGAGCCCCGCCTGGTGCCGCCGGCGGCGGAGCCGGCGGCCGCCCGCGCCGTCTCCCGCCCCCGCCCGGGACCGGCCACCCGATGA
- a CDS encoding inositol-3-phosphate synthase, translating into MRNTVKVAIAGVGNCASSLVQGVEYYRSADPNDTVPGLMHVELGGYHVGNVEFVAAFDVDAAKVGLDLGKAVFAGQNNTIRFSPVGELGVTVQRGPTLDGLGKYYRATVEESPAEPVDVTEALRASGADVLVAYLPVGSEAAQKHYAQACIDAKVAFVNAIPVFIASDPEWARRFEEAGVPIVGDDIKSQVGATIVHRLLARLFEDRGMVLDRTYQLNVGGNMDFKNMLERERLESKKISKTQSVTSQLDNGIAADDVHIGPSDHVAWLEDRKWAYIRLEGRNFGDVPLNVELKLEVWDSPNSAGVIIDAVRCAKLALDRGIGGPLLGPSAYFMKSPPVQYRDELAHRMVEEFAAGSGD; encoded by the coding sequence GTGAGGAACACCGTCAAGGTCGCCATAGCGGGCGTCGGCAACTGCGCCAGCTCGCTGGTCCAGGGCGTCGAGTACTACCGCTCGGCCGACCCCAACGACACCGTCCCCGGGCTCATGCACGTCGAGCTGGGCGGCTACCACGTGGGCAACGTCGAGTTCGTCGCCGCCTTCGACGTCGACGCCGCCAAGGTCGGCCTCGACCTGGGCAAGGCGGTCTTCGCCGGCCAGAACAACACCATCCGGTTCTCGCCCGTCGGCGAGCTGGGCGTCACCGTGCAGCGGGGCCCCACCCTCGACGGCCTCGGGAAGTACTACCGGGCGACGGTCGAGGAGTCGCCGGCCGAGCCGGTGGACGTCACCGAGGCGCTCCGGGCCTCCGGCGCCGACGTCCTGGTGGCCTACCTGCCCGTCGGGTCGGAGGCCGCCCAGAAGCACTACGCCCAAGCCTGCATCGACGCCAAGGTGGCCTTCGTGAACGCCATCCCGGTGTTCATCGCCAGCGATCCGGAGTGGGCCCGCCGCTTCGAGGAGGCGGGTGTCCCCATCGTGGGCGACGACATCAAGAGCCAGGTCGGCGCCACCATCGTGCACCGCCTGCTGGCCCGCCTGTTCGAGGACCGGGGCATGGTCCTCGACCGGACCTACCAGCTCAACGTGGGCGGGAACATGGACTTCAAGAACATGCTCGAGCGCGAGCGCCTGGAGTCCAAGAAGATCTCCAAGACCCAGTCGGTCACCTCGCAGCTGGACAACGGCATCGCCGCCGACGACGTGCACATCGGCCCCTCCGACCACGTCGCCTGGCTGGAGGACCGCAAGTGGGCCTACATCCGCCTCGAGGGCCGGAACTTCGGTGACGTGCCCCTGAACGTGGAGCTCAAGCTGGAGGTCTGGGACTCGCCCAACTCGGCGGGCGTCATCATCGACGCCGTCCGCTGCGCCAAGCTCGCCCTCGACCGCGGCATCGGCGGCCCGCTGCTCGGCCCGTCGGCGTACTTCATGAAGTCGCCGCCCGTCCAGTACCGCGACGAGCTGGCCCACCGCATGGTCGAGGAGTTCGCCGCCGGCTCCGGCGACTGA
- a CDS encoding DUF5318 family protein: MSFRPDAVRGAPGGAALPGQIDYRMARNFVIKEFHRGRLSRLDVCDAHPELLRAARGMGTPGGQQCPICEELELVHVAYAFGSHLPPGGAAFQGAAELAKLTRRAGEVACYVVEVCTGCSWNHLARTYVAGRRRTRSG; the protein is encoded by the coding sequence GTGAGCTTCCGCCCCGACGCCGTGCGCGGTGCCCCCGGTGGTGCGGCGCTCCCCGGGCAGATCGACTACCGCATGGCGCGGAACTTCGTCATCAAGGAGTTCCATCGCGGTCGGCTGTCCAGGCTGGACGTGTGCGACGCCCACCCCGAGCTGCTGCGGGCGGCCAGGGGCATGGGAACGCCGGGCGGGCAGCAGTGCCCGATCTGCGAGGAGCTCGAGCTGGTGCACGTGGCGTACGCGTTCGGGTCGCACCTTCCGCCGGGCGGCGCCGCGTTCCAGGGGGCGGCCGAGCTGGCCAAGCTCACCCGCCGCGCCGGCGAGGTGGCGTGCTACGTGGTGGAGGTGTGCACGGGGTGCTCGTGGAACCACCTGGCGCGGACGTACGTGGCGGGCCGGAGGCGGACGAGGTCGGGCTGA
- a CDS encoding haloacid dehalogenase-like hydrolase, which yields MGERLVLWDVDGTLLRSNGVAQRAFDVAAEHVLGRPPGEHEVRMSGKTDPLIALEILLFAGLSEEEAHERLPEVVERLETELAEARELVREQGHVMPGVETVLAELHDDPGVVQSVLTGNTAANAAVKLEAFALDRWLDVEVGAFGSDDSDREQLVPIALDRVRRLRGRDLGPEDVWVVGDTPRDLACARAGGARCLLVATGRYSLDELEAEDADELLPDLTDTDRVLKLLRS from the coding sequence GTGGGCGAGCGGCTCGTGCTCTGGGACGTCGACGGCACCCTCCTACGCAGCAACGGCGTGGCGCAGCGGGCGTTCGACGTCGCCGCCGAGCACGTCCTCGGCCGCCCGCCGGGCGAGCACGAGGTCCGCATGAGCGGGAAGACCGATCCGCTCATCGCCCTGGAGATCCTGCTCTTCGCCGGCCTGTCCGAGGAGGAGGCCCACGAGCGGCTCCCCGAGGTGGTCGAGCGGCTGGAGACCGAGCTGGCCGAGGCGCGCGAGCTGGTGCGGGAGCAGGGCCACGTGATGCCCGGCGTGGAGACGGTGCTGGCCGAGCTGCACGACGACCCGGGCGTCGTCCAGTCGGTGCTCACCGGCAACACGGCGGCGAACGCGGCGGTGAAGCTGGAGGCGTTCGCCCTGGACCGCTGGCTCGACGTGGAGGTGGGCGCCTTCGGCAGCGACGACTCGGACCGCGAGCAGCTCGTCCCCATCGCCTTGGACCGCGTCCGCCGCCTGCGGGGCCGGGACCTCGGGCCCGAGGACGTCTGGGTGGTGGGCGACACGCCGCGCGACCTGGCCTGCGCCCGCGCCGGCGGCGCCCGGTGCCTGCTGGTGGCCACGGGCCGCTACTCGCTCGACGAGCTGGAGGCGGAGGACGCCGACGAGCTCCTGCCCGACCTCACCGACACCGACCGGGTGCTGAAGCTGCTCCGCTCCTGA
- a CDS encoding CCA tRNA nucleotidyltransferase, producing the protein MIPERLQPLIDETAWFAERFAAAGHNLYLVGGVVRDAVLNRLAPQADIDLTTDARPPEIKRLVRPGADALWDQGERFGTIGVERDGRRYEITTHRAEAYVPESRKPEVEFADAVEADLSRRDFTVNAMALRLPGMELVDPFGGIGDLADGRLRTPLPPVESFGDDPLRMLRAARFIAGYGLRPEPDVVAAVEKLRDRLEIVSAERIRDELDKLVTVEHPTAGLRFLVSTGLADHFLPELSGMALEQDPVHRHKDVLEHTFAVVEKVRPSHRLVRLAALFHDVGKPRTRAFGPGGVSFHHHEVVGARMTRERMKALRYSNEDIAAVTRLVELHLRFHGYRDGDGGWTDSAVRRYVRDAGPLLEELNELTRCDCTTRNEARARTLARRMDELEARIERLQEEEELARLRPDVDGRRVMEHLGIPPGPAVGRALDHLLELRIEEGPLGEEEALRRLDAWWADQPEAR; encoded by the coding sequence GTGATCCCCGAGCGGCTCCAGCCGCTGATCGACGAGACGGCGTGGTTCGCCGAGCGCTTCGCGGCGGCTGGCCACAACCTGTACCTCGTCGGCGGCGTGGTGCGCGACGCGGTGCTGAACCGCCTGGCGCCGCAGGCCGACATCGACCTGACCACCGACGCCCGGCCCCCGGAGATCAAGCGGCTGGTTCGCCCGGGCGCCGACGCCCTGTGGGACCAGGGCGAGCGGTTCGGCACCATCGGCGTGGAGCGCGACGGCCGCCGCTACGAGATCACGACCCACCGCGCCGAGGCGTACGTGCCGGAGTCGCGCAAGCCCGAGGTCGAGTTCGCCGATGCGGTGGAGGCCGACCTGTCCCGGCGCGACTTCACGGTCAACGCCATGGCCCTGCGCCTCCCGGGCATGGAGCTGGTCGACCCCTTCGGCGGCATCGGCGACCTGGCCGACGGCCGGCTGCGCACGCCGCTGCCCCCGGTGGAGTCGTTCGGCGACGACCCCCTGCGCATGCTGCGGGCCGCCCGGTTCATCGCCGGTTACGGCCTGAGGCCCGAGCCCGACGTGGTCGCCGCCGTCGAGAAGCTCCGCGACCGCCTGGAGATCGTCTCCGCCGAGCGCATCCGCGACGAGCTCGACAAGCTGGTGACGGTCGAGCACCCCACCGCCGGCCTGCGGTTCCTGGTGTCCACCGGCCTGGCCGACCACTTCCTGCCCGAGCTGTCGGGAATGGCCCTCGAGCAGGACCCCGTCCACCGCCACAAGGACGTGCTCGAGCACACCTTCGCGGTGGTGGAGAAGGTGCGCCCCTCGCACCGCCTGGTCCGCCTGGCCGCCCTGTTCCACGACGTGGGCAAGCCCCGCACGCGGGCGTTCGGGCCGGGCGGCGTGTCGTTCCACCACCACGAGGTGGTGGGGGCGCGCATGACCCGCGAGCGCATGAAGGCCCTGCGCTACTCCAACGAGGACATCGCCGCCGTCACCCGGCTGGTGGAGCTGCACCTGCGCTTCCACGGGTACCGGGACGGCGACGGCGGGTGGACCGACAGCGCCGTGCGCCGCTACGTGCGCGACGCCGGGCCGCTGCTGGAGGAGCTCAACGAGCTCACCCGCTGCGACTGCACGACCCGCAACGAGGCGAGGGCCCGCACCCTGGCCCGGCGCATGGACGAGCTGGAGGCGCGCATCGAGCGGTTGCAGGAGGAGGAGGAGCTGGCCCGCCTGCGGCCGGACGTCGACGGCCGCCGCGTCATGGAGCACCTCGGCATCCCGCCCGGGCCCGCCGTCGGCCGCGCCCTCGACCACCTCCTGGAGCTGCGCATCGAGGAGGGGCCGTTGGGCGAGGAGGAGGCCCTCCGCCGCCTCGACGCCTGGTGGGCGGACCAGCCCGAGGCTCGCTGA
- a CDS encoding endonuclease/exonuclease/phosphatase family protein, giving the protein MRIVTFNIQHGRTPAGRVDTAALARYCAGLDADVLALQEVDHRVRRSGRADQAAEVARTAGMAGVFGAARRLGPWARYGNALLARGRLVDVATIALPRAVGREPRVAVLARVEVGDRALSVAATHLSTDGGDASVQLAVVLGALGTRPLPRLVVGDLNLRPDVAVPALERAGYSVAPTAGATYPAARPFLRIDHVAAQGLDIERATVLDAAPVSDHRPLRVEVR; this is encoded by the coding sequence ATGAGGATCGTCACCTTCAACATCCAGCACGGGCGCACGCCGGCAGGGCGGGTGGACACGGCGGCGCTCGCCCGGTACTGCGCCGGCCTCGACGCCGACGTGCTCGCCCTCCAGGAGGTCGACCACCGGGTGCGGCGGTCGGGCCGGGCCGACCAGGCGGCCGAGGTGGCGCGGACGGCCGGCATGGCGGGGGTGTTCGGCGCCGCCCGCCGGCTCGGCCCGTGGGCCCGCTACGGGAACGCGCTGCTCGCCCGGGGCCGCCTGGTCGACGTCGCGACCATCGCCCTCCCCCGGGCGGTGGGGCGAGAGCCGCGCGTCGCCGTGCTGGCGCGCGTCGAAGTGGGCGACCGCGCCCTGTCGGTGGCCGCCACCCACCTGTCCACCGACGGCGGCGACGCTTCCGTCCAGCTGGCCGTGGTGCTCGGGGCGCTGGGCACCCGGCCCCTGCCGCGCCTGGTCGTGGGCGACCTCAACCTGCGCCCTGACGTCGCGGTGCCCGCCCTCGAGCGCGCCGGGTACTCGGTGGCGCCCACGGCCGGTGCGACCTACCCGGCGGCCCGGCCGTTCCTGCGCATCGACCACGTGGCCGCCCAGGGCCTCGACATCGAGCGGGCGACGGTGCTGGACGCGGCGCCGGTCAGCGACCACCGCCCCCTGCGGGTGGAGGTGCGCTGA
- a CDS encoding PadR family transcriptional regulator yields MELAVLGLLKEQELHGYELKKRLSSVLGPLSSVSFGSLYPTLAKLEAAGAVKAVEANPVPLAPIPMTGSLGGELLAFRARRAAARTTRGSRGKKVYGITERGEELFAELLLTDSNSGDDDRAFNLRLAFARYLPADARLGLFERRRALLVERLARARDAIRASRERLDAYTRSLLEHGTEATERDISWLDQLIAAERQEDPK; encoded by the coding sequence TTGGAACTGGCGGTACTGGGATTGCTCAAGGAGCAGGAGCTCCACGGCTACGAGCTCAAGAAGCGGCTGAGCAGCGTGCTCGGCCCCCTCTCGAGCGTCTCGTTCGGCTCGCTCTACCCGACCCTCGCCAAGCTGGAGGCGGCCGGCGCCGTCAAGGCGGTGGAGGCCAACCCCGTGCCCCTCGCCCCCATCCCGATGACCGGCTCCCTGGGCGGCGAGCTGCTCGCCTTCCGGGCCCGCCGGGCCGCCGCCCGCACCACCCGCGGGAGCCGGGGCAAGAAGGTCTACGGCATCACCGAGCGGGGGGAGGAGCTGTTCGCCGAGCTCCTCCTCACCGACTCCAACTCCGGCGACGACGACCGGGCGTTCAACCTGCGCCTGGCCTTCGCCCGCTACCTGCCCGCCGACGCCCGCCTCGGGCTGTTCGAACGGCGGCGGGCCCTGCTCGTGGAGCGCCTCGCCCGCGCCCGGGACGCCATCCGGGCCAGCCGGGAGCGCCTCGACGCCTACACCCGCTCCCTGCTGGAGCACGGAACCGAGGCCACCGAGCGTGACATCTCGTGGCTCGACCAACTCATCGCCGCCGAGCGGCAGGAGGATCCCAAGTGA
- a CDS encoding PilT/PilU family type 4a pilus ATPase gives MLDLDELLRYTVAHSGSDLHVKVGSPPHVRVDGYLLPAPFDPVTAADSERMAFAVMPRDRADEFVAGSEADFALGMPDLGRFRVNVFRQRGAVGLVFRRVLPGIPSFEALGLPPVVRRLAEEQRGMVLVTGPTGSGKTTTIAAMIDHINETKSVNVVTVEDPIEVLHTDKRALVNQREIGTDTKDYATAMRRVLRQDPDVIFIGEMRDPETVWAALAAAETGHLVLSTLHTTNAVETVNRIVDFFPPFQQKQVRLSLASSLRGVVSQRLLERSDHKGRVPSVEVLVNTGRIFDRIVDPDQGDNDSIEEIIADGEYYGMQTFDQSLFNLFKNGQVDLRSAMASASNPHDFRISLQQAGLIPA, from the coding sequence ATGCTGGACCTCGACGAGCTCCTCCGCTACACCGTCGCCCATTCCGGGTCGGACCTCCACGTGAAGGTCGGCTCGCCGCCCCACGTCCGGGTGGACGGCTACCTGCTGCCCGCTCCCTTCGACCCGGTCACCGCCGCCGACAGCGAGCGCATGGCGTTCGCCGTCATGCCGCGCGACCGGGCCGACGAGTTCGTGGCCGGCTCCGAGGCCGACTTCGCCCTGGGCATGCCCGACCTGGGCCGCTTCCGCGTGAACGTGTTCCGCCAGCGGGGGGCCGTGGGCCTGGTGTTCCGGCGCGTCCTGCCCGGGATCCCGTCGTTCGAGGCCCTCGGGCTGCCGCCGGTGGTGCGGCGCCTGGCCGAGGAGCAACGGGGCATGGTGCTGGTCACCGGGCCCACCGGCTCGGGGAAGACGACGACCATCGCGGCGATGATCGACCACATCAACGAGACGAAGTCGGTGAACGTCGTCACCGTCGAGGACCCCATCGAGGTCCTCCACACCGACAAGCGGGCGCTGGTCAACCAGCGGGAGATCGGGACCGACACCAAGGACTACGCCACGGCCATGCGCCGGGTGCTGCGCCAGGACCCCGACGTCATCTTCATCGGGGAGATGCGCGACCCCGAGACGGTGTGGGCGGCCCTGGCCGCCGCCGAGACCGGGCACCTCGTGCTCTCCACGCTGCACACCACCAACGCGGTGGAGACGGTGAACCGCATCGTCGACTTCTTCCCGCCGTTCCAGCAGAAGCAGGTGCGCCTGTCGCTGGCGTCGTCGCTCAGGGGCGTGGTCAGCCAGCGCCTCCTGGAGCGGTCCGACCACAAGGGACGGGTGCCGTCCGTGGAGGTCCTGGTGAACACGGGCCGCATCTTCGACCGCATCGTCGACCCCGACCAGGGCGACAACGACTCGATCGAGGAGATCATCGCCGACGGCGAGTACTACGGGATGCAGACCTTCGACCAGAGCCTGTTCAACCTGTTCAAGAACGGCCAGGTCGACCTGCGCAGCGCCATGGCGTCGGCGTCCAACCCGCACGACTTCCGCATCTCGCTCCAGCAGGCCGGGCTCATCCCGGCCTGA
- a CDS encoding methyltransferase domain-containing protein, with product MPSDNVAAWDQYAAVYEERARPPTDVVQYGADIGTEAELRLLGDLTRKRVLDLGCGAAQNSIAFAKQGAIAIGVDSSAEMLAIARRLCDREEVRVELRQGDMADLAFLRADSIDLAFSSCAFGFVEDLSRVFRQVHRVLRTGAPLVFSMPHPAYHMIDGDDPEQPPRVRRSYFDRSPIEHARHGVTFTIHHHTIGDLHTALTRASYSVDTILEPQPSTSGPRSEMWQEAFRYVPRTLVVRARKLGN from the coding sequence GTGCCCTCGGACAACGTCGCCGCGTGGGACCAGTACGCAGCCGTCTACGAGGAGCGGGCCCGCCCTCCCACCGACGTGGTGCAGTACGGGGCCGACATCGGCACCGAGGCCGAGCTGCGCCTCCTGGGCGACCTCACGCGCAAGCGGGTCCTCGACCTGGGCTGCGGCGCCGCCCAGAACTCGATCGCCTTCGCCAAGCAGGGCGCCATCGCCATCGGGGTCGACAGCTCGGCGGAGATGCTGGCCATCGCCCGGCGCCTGTGCGACCGCGAGGAGGTCCGGGTGGAACTGCGCCAGGGCGACATGGCCGACCTGGCCTTCCTACGGGCCGACTCGATCGACCTGGCCTTCAGCTCCTGCGCCTTCGGCTTCGTGGAGGACCTGAGCCGGGTCTTCCGCCAGGTGCACCGCGTGCTGCGCACCGGCGCGCCGCTGGTGTTCTCGATGCCCCATCCCGCCTACCACATGATCGACGGCGACGACCCCGAGCAGCCGCCGCGCGTGCGGCGCTCGTACTTCGACCGCTCCCCCATCGAGCACGCCCGCCACGGCGTCACCTTCACCATCCACCACCACACCATCGGCGACCTCCACACCGCCCTCACCCGGGCCAGCTACTCGGTCGACACCATCCTCGAGCCCCAGCCGTCGACCAGCGGGCCCCGCAGCGAGATGTGGCAGGAGGCGTTCCGCTACGTCCCCCGCACCCTGGTCGTGCGGGCCCGGAAGCTGGGCAACTGA